A stretch of DNA from Echeneis naucrates chromosome 3, fEcheNa1.1, whole genome shotgun sequence:
GTTTAGCATCTTGAGCGCCGTTTTGTCGTCTCGTTATTTCGCGGTGTCGTTGGGAGTTTTCTTAGCACAGCTGCCGATCTTTAAATCAGGCAGGAAACGGATCCAAAGGCAGTTCAGAGTCACATCCAGCCTGCCCGGGGACaggagctaacgttagctagcagCCCAGTTACATTAACGTCAGAATGGGTGAGGAAATTAACGACAACCTCATTAACACAGAAAATGGATGTGCAAGTAACACCACCGGCGAGGAAAACGGCGGCACATCAGGAAGTGACATAAAATATTACACTTTGGAAGAGATTAGTTTACACAACATGAGCAGTGACACATGGCTTGTCATCCACGATAAAGTCTACGACATCACAAGTTTCCTTGAAGAGGTAGGAGACCCTGGTATCTGGAGACGCCTACACAACCATTAACACCgtcttatttttgtgtttttggctgtAAGCCGTTAGTTGATTACCTAATTTCAGCCAAGGGGTGCTTCCTGGGTTTAAATCACGTGTTGCTGTCACGTATTGACGTCTTTGTTGCAGATCTTCGACCCACCTCTGAACCACAACGGTATAAAGTCATAACCAGCGTCTGGCCATTAATTGTTAAATAAGTTGTTTTCCAGCGTTTTTGCAACATTATGGTCAAATTAGCATTAATTGTGGAATAGCCAATAATGGGAGGATCTTTTCTTAACGGGTTTAAAGTATGTAATACAACTGTAACACAGTCACAGAGTCAGAGTAACCAGGGTATAAAACAAGTGATGATCCTTCGCCTCTACTTTAGTAAAATATGTTATCCTATCAAGTTTAAAGAGATATTTATTCCTTTAGAATTAAAATTCTGCATTCAGACCTCTAAAAGTGACTTCACCTATTGCATTATTGTTGGTTTTGTAGATCCACTACACGTTTGCGTTGTTCAGTTCTTACCTGTAGTATGATACTTTTGCCCAAGTAcattatttgaataaaatatattttgtttccttgtgACAATGAAACATTGTAGCAATGCTTTTCAGAAACTGTTGAATTTTGATTTAAATCGTATCATCGATATGAATCAGGGGCGTTGGTAGGTGCATTTTGGGGTGGCTTCAGCGCCCCTAAAATATTCCTAAACCTTCCTATATTTCAACACAATATCAATAATGTTGGAATTCTCAATGATTGCAAGTGAAAACGCATTGTAGCATTAGTTTTGGCATGGAAAAATTTAAACTGTCTTTCTATTCATTGGCTAGATGGATatatgaagattttttttaagagagtaAGTGAGGAGCAGGGGAGAAACAAGGGAGCTGATGTTGAGGAGGCTTATTTATTTaggcttatttttattttattttattttttttacgaAAAGAGGATATCCTGAAGGcaaaaaaggcagcaaaggaaaagaaagtgatCCAAATAACATGTTCTGATAAATGTTCTTCAAATAGTGAATTAACTGACAAAGTCTTTCTAGGTGCATTGAAAATTCTCCATTCTCTAAAACACTCCTGAGgctaagccccccccccatctctcaaTCCTAGTGACATCCCTCATATGAACTATATATTATGAGTGTGGGGGAAATGAATTTAACAATCTCTGGTTTTAGCATCCAGGGGGTGAGGAGGTGTTGCTGGAGCAGGCTGGTGGAGATGCTACAGAAAGCTTTGAGGATGTGGGTCATTCTACAGATGCCAGGGAAATGCTCCAGCAGTACTACATTGGGGAAGTTCAGTTGGTAAGAGGACAGACCTGGTTTCCTGCCATCTCTCAAGTCAATATCATTACATATCTAATGATCTGAACTAtctatatactatatataccATCTATACTagttttataaaaatgaatgattaagatagatagatacttgTTAATCAGTGCCACTTGACCTCTGTGAGAAAAAGGGGTCAATTTATCATACAATGAGTAGCTTGGAGTAACAAGATAGTGTCATATAACAATTTGTATCCAAATCAACCAAACTGCTCAAAGCTGtagcccgtgtgtgtgtgtatacacacgTACAAGCTTGCCTTGTCTTTTGATTAGAACATCTTAATACGTAGTCCACATCAAAAGATTGAgcctattattttaaatttggaaTTCAATTTTAATGTTGATTTGCCCTGATAGTCATAAGACAATGATCACGATGCAGTTATCAACAAGAACAATCAGGTTGTGTGCACAATTTTCTGTCCAagtttgaaaatatatattatatttatataaaatattattatatttgaaatatataatCAACTTTAAATATGTgagaaatttcattttattcttgttCATGAGTGTCAGCCATTACTTTCATGACAATTTTACTAATGCATTGAATTTCTTTGTaggatgacagaaaaaaggagatCACAAAGGTGAGCCTTTATATTGTCCATCTAATCTTGTCTTAAAAAGATCATGGC
This window harbors:
- the cyb5b gene encoding cytochrome b5 type B isoform X2; the encoded protein is MGEEINDNLINTENGCASNTTGEENGGTSGSDIKYYTLEEISLHNMSSDTWLVIHDKVYDITSFLEEHPGGEEVLLEQAGGDATESFEDVGHSTDAREMLQQYYIGEVQLDDRKKEITKCNDVTESGQISSWTTWLIPAAAATVVGVMYYYYVLEHKSS
- the cyb5b gene encoding cytochrome b5 type B isoform X1 — protein: MGEEINDNLINTENGCASNTTGEENGGTSGSDIKYYTLEEISLHNMSSDTWLVIHDKVYDITSFLEEHPGGEEVLLEQAGGDATESFEDVGHSTDAREMLQQYYIGEVQLDDRKKEITKCNDVTESGQISSSWTTWLIPAAAATVVGVMYYYYVLEHKSS